Within Xanthomonas oryzae pv. oryzae, the genomic segment CGTCGGCGTGCGCCAGTGGGTTGACCCTGGTTGCCGCGTCGTCGCAAGCGTGGGCGGCGCGCTGTCGGGTGAGCGGCGCGAGCCGGGTGACCTCGTCGTCGGCAGCCGGCGGCACTGACGGCGTATCGGCGAGGTCGCGGGCCGGGCGTACGCGGGTGCGGTCGTCGTCCGGCGGCGACGTGCGGCCGGTCATGTCGTGATCGCGGGTGGTCATGGTGGCGCATTCCGTGGGGCCAGGCGCAGCGCCACGGCCGAGACGTTGTCGCGCCCGGCACGGCCGAGCGCAGTATCGAACAGGCGTGCCACCAGCGCGGCTGGCTGATGCGCGCGCCGGCAGTGGGCGGCGATCTCGGCGTCGCTGAGTTCCTTGTTGATTCCATCCGAGCACAGCAGGTAGTGCTGGCCCGGCCGGCGCGCGCACACCATCCAATCCACATACAGCGCATCGTCGGCGCCGATCGCGCGGGTGAGCGCACCGCCGGCGGGCTGCGCTCGCCCCACCTGCGTCAGATCGTCCTTGTCGCCGGCCACATGGTCGCGGGTCAGCAACTGCAGCCGGCCCTCCTCGAACGCATAGGCGCGGCTATCGCCCACCCAGCCGCACATCAGCAGCTCGTGGTCGTGCACCAGCACCACCACGGTGCTGGCGATCACATCCACTCGCCGCGCGCGCGCCAATGCACGCAATTGCCGGTTGACCTGGTTCAGCTGCGCGTCGATGGCATCGACGAAACTGGCCAGGTCGCCGTCGCGCCGCAACGCGCCCAGTGCATCGACGACCATGCGACTGGCGAGATCGCCGGCGCTGTGGCCGCCCAGTCCATCGGCCACTGCCCACAGGCCCAGATCGTCGCGCAGCAAAATCGCATCCTCGTTCCGGCGACGGACATTGCCCTGTTCGGTACGCCCGGCGGACACGTAAGACGCGCTCATTGCACTGCCTCTGCAAGACAGGCGCTCGGCGCATGCGAGGGTCCAAGCAGGATCGGCGCATGACCGGCCGCAGGCCAGCCGGCAAGACGCATCCAGGCCCCCGGCGCAGATGCTGTCATCGCCGTCCACCACAGGCTGCTGCCAGCAGTGGTCGCGTCCGCAAGCGGCGGCGCCAGCACGGATGCGTCGTCGTGCGCGTGTTGGGCGAGCGCCACGCAGGCGTGGTCCAACCAGGCACCATCTTGCTGTCGCTTTGCACCGATAGTGCACAACACCGTGTCGGCAGCATCCAGCCATGCGGGCAGACGCAAATGGGTCGGCGTGGCGGCAGCTGTCGCGCCATCGGCATCGCGTGCAGGCAGCGCTGCGGCGATGACCAAGGGGAACGCGCGGCCGACCCGATCGACGCTCGCCCGCATCGCCCCGACCCATGCAGCCGTCCCCGCGAGGCCGGGCATCAGCACGAAGCGCCACACCGGTGCGTGCTGCGCAGGCGTCGCGATCGTTGCCGCGTTGGCAGACAACACGCCTTGCATCGCCACATGCCACGGGTCGACAAACGTCTCCGGCAAGCGGCGATGTACGAAATCGCCAACCGCGGGCAGCTTGCCGTAGAAACCCGGCGGGCGTTGCATGGCGCTCATGGGCAACTGAACCGCTGCACGGCCGACGCCGCA encodes:
- the tagF gene encoding type VI secretion system-associated protein TagF, whose product is MSAMQRPPGFYGKLPAVGDFVHRRLPETFVDPWHVAMQGVLSANAATIATPAQHAPVWRFVLMPGLAGTAAWVGAMRASVDRVGRAFPLVIAAALPARDADGATAAATPTHLRLPAWLDAADTVLCTIGAKRQQDGAWLDHACVALAQHAHDDASVLAPPLADATTAGSSLWWTAMTASAPGAWMRLAGWPAAGHAPILLGPSHAPSACLAEAVQ
- a CDS encoding PP2C family protein-serine/threonine phosphatase, which produces MSASYVSAGRTEQGNVRRRNEDAILLRDDLGLWAVADGLGGHSAGDLASRMVVDALGALRRDGDLASFVDAIDAQLNQVNRQLRALARARRVDVIASTVVVLVHDHELLMCGWVGDSRAYAFEEGRLQLLTRDHVAGDKDDLTQVGRAQPAGGALTRAIGADDALYVDWMVCARRPGQHYLLCSDGINKELSDAEIAAHCRRAHQPAALVARLFDTALGRAGRDNVSAVALRLAPRNAPP